The stretch of DNA CGATGTTCTCGATCTGCGCGAGACGGCGCACCATCTCATCGCCAGGCAACCAGCGCAGCGCCGCAACCCTGGCCGCCGCCAGCAGCAACGCCGGCAGATACAGGAGCGGCACCGTGCGACGGCCCAGATCACTGCGCACCCAGGCCTGCGGCCGCTCTGGAAACACGAGCGCGAAGTGCAGGAATAACGGCGGCAGCAGGACCATGGCCACCGCGTCAGACCAGTAGAAGAATCGATCGGTGCCCGTGTATTCACCGGTGGTGGTGAACGCGCACACCCCGAAGAAGGCAACGGTCAGCCAGAAGAAGTGCAGGGTGGCCGTGTCGTTGGGCCGCCGGAGACGAACTGAGGCTCCCACCAGCAGCGCGAAGATGCCGACTGCGGCGAGCGGGTAATACAGGCCGTAGGGTGGTCCCGGGGCCAGCGCCAGCCGCACCGAGATGAGGTCTTCGACCGCGCCTCGCGACACGGCGTACGTGACGGCGCCGCCGGCGGGCAGTCCCTGCAGGGTCCGCGCCACATCCGCTGCGGACTCCACCGGGATGTTGTCGATCGCCCAGAGGGTGTCACCCTTCCGTACACCGGCCAGATCGGCCGGTGACCCTGGTGATACTTCAAATGCCTGCACGGCTGAGCCGCCGTCGCTCGTCCAGAACACCCCATCGTCGATCGCGGCCTTTTCCTGGTAATCGCGTACGACGAACATGTTGACGAGGGCGACCGCGATCAGCGCGGTGGATACCGTGACGGGTACCGCGATGCGCAAGAGCGGACGAACGTGGGTAATAAGGCGGGACATTCAGCAGAAGGAAGCGCCCCAGCCGGGGCCGCGACGAGGCTGGAGAGGTTAGAACCTCACCTGCACACCACCGAGCACCCGCCGTGGCGTGCGGACGGTCAAAAGCTCGTCATAAAACGAGCTCGCGTTCTCGGGATCGCGGAAGAGGTTGCTGATGCTCACCATGAACTCGATCCGGCCGCCCCCGAGCGTCCGCAGAGGCAGCGCCTGCCGGAGTTGCACGGCGAAACGGCCGTCGAACATCGCCGCGAGTCCTTCGGTATCCTGCCGCGTGAACGCGCTGTTGACGCGATACGCCACCGACAGGATGGTCGACGTGTCAGGAATCGAGGCCTCAAGCGTGCTTGTGACATCGTGCAGGCGTTCGCGCTCTGCACGCACCGCCGACGGCATCACCCGGGCAATATCAGCCGCCTCAGCGCCGAACACCCAACGTGCGTGACTGATTGAGTACTCCACCGATGCCTTCACCAGCGGCGTCACGTTTCCGGCCGCGCGCAGTGCCCACCCGTCGAGCCGCACGCTGCCGGGGCTCGCCACGTAGTAGTGCCCCACGGCCTTCGACGCGTTCACACCGAACATCGTGGCCAGCTGATCGCGCGAGTCTTCGTGGAACCAGCGCACGCCGATGACCATCGGCTGGCCAATCGCACCCAGGTCGTGCTCAACGCCGGCTTCATAACGCCGTACGCGTTCGGATCGGAAGGGCGCTCCAGGCACCAGGCTGGCGAACGTCCTCTCGGGCGGCAGCCAGGGTCCGGACGTGGGCGGTGGCAGGAACTCATCTGCGCCGGGCGCGACCACCGAGTTCGAGACCAGGCCTCTGAATGAGGTCTGCGGTGCGATACCGAGACGGAACCCGACACGCGGGCTGATAAAGTCCTGCCCGGCGACGTAATCGTACCGGTCAAGGCGCAGGCCGTAATCAATT from Acidobacteriota bacterium encodes:
- a CDS encoding TonB-dependent receptor, whose translation is MSGVVRDDLGQIVAGVAVSAIGTIQAQARTDATGSFNLSLVPGEYVLRATHAGYVSPYRALVRVGASMHLKRNIMITKLPELPERRVLIASVGLTDPGAAPARTAAAAPPEKGSLHSWYLRHLPRTILRDESGQRPRRTDFRYLPSFLDWAVVESARAATSFFADTHFSGQVNVLTATAMSTTQGGLPDRDPRGIAYMAVGAPIGVHGDWRLRGALSTGGLASWVVLGEYEARDVQAHAFRVGMSYGAQRAVDDFGMAQLTTPGAGRAVASVFGHDRWRVQPGLEIDYGLRLDRYDYVAGQDFISPRVGFRLGIAPQTSFRGLVSNSVVAPGADEFLPPPTSGPWLPPERTFASLVPGAPFRSERVRRYEAGVEHDLGAIGQPMVIGVRWFHEDSRDQLATMFGVNASKAVGHYYVASPGSVRLDGWALRAAGNVTPLVKASVEYSISHARWVFGAEAADIARVMPSAVRAERERLHDVTSTLEASIPDTSTILSVAYRVNSAFTRQDTEGLAAMFDGRFAVQLRQALPLRTLGGGRIEFMVSISNLFRDPENASSFYDELLTVRTPRRVLGGVQVRF